The region CTTCTAAATATCGCGGCAGTCTTCTCGACGAGAGCGAACCATGGCGCTTGCTGGAAACTTGATGCGGAATTTTCGAGCCGGAAGAAGGGAAAAAAGGAGACTAGGATCATGAGAAACTTGCTGGTAATTGCAGTAGCGGCGGTGTTTATGCTCGTGGGAGCAGCAACACTGGCCGTCGCTGCACAAAATGTGGGGAATACCTCCCAGAAGGGAAGCCTCCTCATTTTTCCCAAGATTGACGTCCAGAGTGGTAAAGATACCATAGTATTCATCAGCAACGACTACTATAGAACTGTATGGCTGAAATGCTACTGGGTCGACAAGAAGCAGGATTCAGAAGATTTCATGTTCAAGTTGACCGCCAATCAGCCCATCTGGTTCAATGCCAAGACAGGGCATGGCACAGTCAATGTTCCACCGTTTAATTTTGGCGAACCGGTGGGTGAATTGAAGTGCTGGGCTGTGGATGCGGCAAGCAGCAACCAGATCTCCTGGAACCACCTCTGGGGAACGGCCAAAGTTGTAGATTTCCTTACTGGAACCGCTTACGAGTACAATTCGTGGAATTTCATTGCCCGGGGTGTGACCAGAGGCCAGCCAGTGGGCACTGGCGGGGAGCTTGTGCTCTCAGGCGCCAGCGGTGCCTATGACGCCTGTCCCAAGTACCTGCTCTTCAACTTCCCGGCTGTAAGCGACTATGATGATATCATTGGCGGCCTCAATATCATTCGGAAGCCAGACGGCAAGCTGATTTTCGTGGACTATGATCTGACTGTGGTTCCCTGCAAAGAGGATCTGCGCCAGGATCGCAAACCCACCTACACCAAGCTCAGATTCAACATCTGGAACAACGACGAGGTGAAGTACACCGGCGCCTATGCCTGCATGAAGTGCTGGTACGAGTCATTCCTCAGTAATCTCAACGCAGGCGCCTACCAGGGTGTAGCCAACGGTTCGGAGAAGTTCCTCTACAAGAACCTCCACACCGAGACTGGCCGCATGAGGGTGCAGGGCATCCCCAGCACGGTATGTCCGGAGACAGGTGAACACACCGGTCTTGTGGGGTTGGCAGTTCAGTACATGCAACTCATTTCCTATGCACAATCGGTGGTCGCCAGCGACGACGTTATAGTTGTACCGCTTATCAACGCCGTGGCTGGCACCAATGCCAATGGTGCTGGTGTGAATGTAGAAAGTGGTTTTGTCAAGTGGGATAACGAGGAGGAGGTTCCTGAGGACCTCAGGTAGGCCATTCCAGATTGACAAACATGAAAGGGGAGGACAGGAAATAGCACACATTACCTACCCCCTTTCTTCATATTTGCAGGCATTGCCAGTAGTGCTGCCACTGAACCATATGGGGCTGAATTGAAGCAAACTTCAAGAGGTGACAATATGAAATATCGTCTGCCAGTTTTTATTCTTCTGTTCATTTTTATAGGAACCATCACAGCGGTAATCTATGCCAGCGATGTGCAGGCCAAGCAGACCGATGAGGTGGCAAGACTCAGGGCAAGGGCAGATTTGTACTGGAAAGCGCAGGTAAAGAGAGACTGGGGCTCCGTATATGATCTCCTTTCTCCCGTAGAAAAGGCTGGTCTCAGCAAGAAACGGTTTGTTAAGTTCAAAGAAAAAGAACGTGCTATTCGCTATCTCTCTTATAGACTGGCAGACGTGGAAACCTCGGAGAGGTATGGCTGGACCCGGATCATTTACAAAGCGCAGCCAGCGGACCTTCCAGACTATCCCCCGAGGACTATCAAGATATGGCAGATATGGGAAAAGATAGAGGGCAACTGGTACCCGGTACCCCCTTCTCGTCGTGAAGACTTCCCTCAGCTGCCGCCCAAGATGAGGCAGCCCAAAGAAGAGCGCGCGCTCCTCAAACGGGTCGATGCATTCTGGAGGGCCAAAGAAGAGCAGGACTGGCAATCTGTCTATGAGTATCTCGATCCTGATTTCAAGTCCGCGGTCCCAGCCGCAGAGTTCTTGCAAAAAAAGGCCATGTTTTTATATCTCGATCATCACATTGAATGGGTAGAGGTGGTGGACAATCGCGGCAGAGCTAAAGTATTGTACACTTACCGTCTGAACGATCCAACGATCCGCAAGGCAAGACCCGTAGAAGAAAATATGGTGGAGAGCTGGATCAAGGTAAATGGTCACTGGTATCGACAAGTACCCGAGGAGGCAGCCGAATGATGCAGAGAAATCACATGCAAGATTCCTGGGACGGTTTGCGAAATTTTGTACTCATTGCAGTTGTACTACCGATACTGCTCGGTTCTTGCGCCACAATACGCAAGGGCACGCAAGCAGAGCCTGCGAGCAAAACTGTTTTGCAGTTCACCATAGCATCTAAAGGCCTGCCTGAGGGGGGCATGTGGAAGTGTACGCCTGCCTTTGCCGATATAAACAACGACGGCTATCTGGATATGGCTGCTGTTCGCCGTCTGGGCAAGGGGGCCCGGGTGTGGCTTGGAGATGGCGGCACCTCGTGGACTGATTCTTCTGCAGGTCTCACCTATGACATAACCTGCGGTGGAGGTGTGGCTTTTGGTGATATCAACAATGACAACTTTCTGGATCTTGTTGTTGCTGATCATTGTACCGGGGTCTACACTTTCCTGGGTGACGGCAAAGGTAACTGGACAAGAACCGATACCGTACTGAGGCCACCCGCGCCTGAGGGAATCACCCCGGATGAAGAAGGGTTCTATATAGGTACAGAGGATCTCGCCCTGGGTGATGTGAATGAAGACGGTTTTCTGGACCTGGTGCTGGCTGCCTCTGATATGGGAGGATTCTCTGTTTACCTGGGGGATGGCTCGGGAAAAAATTGGCAGGCGGTGCCGGCGGGTGACGGTCTTCCCAGCGGCAATGACCCGGAGCCCGGGGATGAAGAAAATGGCGGCTGGGCCAATCAGGTGATGTTGGCGGATGTAAATCGAGATGGACACCTGGACGTGGTGGCCAGCTATTACAGGGGACCGGGCGTCTGGCTGGGAGATGGCAAGGCTCACTGGGTAAACTCATCTGAAGGCCTGCCCCGGCCCATTATTGGTGGACTTTTTCGTGGTATTGCTGTGGGGGATGTTAATGAAGACGGTCTCCCTGACCTGGCAGTGGCAAATGATGTCAACGGCCCAGAGGTATACTTGCAGGCCCAGGATGGCTCATGGAAATCAACAGCAGATGTGCTGCCGTCCCTGGAGGCCGGTGCCGTAACTGTAGCCCTGGGCGACCTGGATGGGGACGGCCATCTGGATTTGCTTGTTGGCGGCCGCCCTTCTGAGGGCTATGGAGACGCCTATGGATTATACGTCCTTCTGGGCGACGGCAAAGGGGGATGGCAAGAATTGCACAATACGCACCTTCCCTCTACAGGCCTGTCAGTTACCTGGGGAATTACCATAGCTGATGTCAACAACGATGGGGTGCCGGATTTTTCTGCTGCCACTGGCGGAACTTCCTCCAGCAAAGTAAGGGAAGGCCCTGGCAGCAAAGTGAAGAGTACTTCCAAGTTGCCGCGGTTGCAGGTATGGCTCACTCATCTAAAAAAGTGACCGTCTCTCTACAGGCCTCTCATCTAGAAGGTGCAGCAATGGCAGGCAGGAACAGGAAAAATACCTGGATTATTATCGCGGCTGGCCTCGGCTTTATAATGGCATTTCTTGCCGGGTTC is a window of Deltaproteobacteria bacterium DNA encoding:
- a CDS encoding VCBS repeat-containing protein, whose product is MQDSWDGLRNFVLIAVVLPILLGSCATIRKGTQAEPASKTVLQFTIASKGLPEGGMWKCTPAFADINNDGYLDMAAVRRLGKGARVWLGDGGTSWTDSSAGLTYDITCGGGVAFGDINNDNFLDLVVADHCTGVYTFLGDGKGNWTRTDTVLRPPAPEGITPDEEGFYIGTEDLALGDVNEDGFLDLVLAASDMGGFSVYLGDGSGKNWQAVPAGDGLPSGNDPEPGDEENGGWANQVMLADVNRDGHLDVVASYYRGPGVWLGDGKAHWVNSSEGLPRPIIGGLFRGIAVGDVNEDGLPDLAVANDVNGPEVYLQAQDGSWKSTADVLPSLEAGAVTVALGDLDGDGHLDLLVGGRPSEGYGDAYGLYVLLGDGKGGWQELHNTHLPSTGLSVTWGITIADVNNDGVPDFSAATGGTSSSKVREGPGSKVKSTSKLPRLQVWLTHLKK